In the genome of Acidimicrobiia bacterium, the window CAGTCCCGGCACCGAGCTGGCCATCTTCACGCACAATCACCGCGGGTTCGACGTGCCCGATCACTGGGCGCGCTACCCGTGGTTCCCGGGCTACGCGACGGTCGGTGTCGTCGTCGACGCGGGGGAGCGCAGCCCGCTCCCCACCGGCACGCTCGTGTTCCATCGCATGCCGCACGCGAGCCTCTACCGGCTGCCCGCCGACTGGTTGATCCCGATCCCCGCGTCGCTCGCGCCGGACCGCGCGGTGTTCTTCATGCTCGTGCAGGTCGCGATGACCGCGATGCGACGCGCGCCGGTGCGCTTCGGCGAGCAGGTCGTGGTGCTCGGTCAGGGCATGGTCGGGAACCTCGCCGCGCAGCTTGCGCGCGAAGCGGGCGCGCGTTCCGTCGCGGGCGCCGACCTCGTCGCGTCGCGTCTTGCGATCGCACAACGCTGTGGCGTCGAACGGCAGTGGAACCTCGCCGACCGTCCGCTCGAGTCGTGGTTGGAGGAGTTGGGCTCGCCCGGCGCGAGCTATGTCGTCGAAGCCGTCGGCGCGGGCCCGAGTGTCGACGCCGCGTTGAAGGCCACCGCGTCGGGCGGTCGTTGTGTGTTGCTCGGTAGCACGCAGGTGACGCTCGAGTTCGACCCTTACTTCGACGTGCACAAGAAGGG includes:
- a CDS encoding zinc-binding alcohol dehydrogenase, whose translation is MRAERLVFTARGRCEVDAFEVPDARLGAGEVVVRSVVSLLSPGTELAIFTHNHRGFDVPDHWARYPWFPGYATVGVVVDAGERSPLPTGTLVFHRMPHASLYRLPADWLIPIPASLAPDRAVFFMLVQVAMTAMRRAPVRFGEQVVVLGQGMVGNLAAQLAREAGARSVAGADLVASRLAIAQRCGVERQWNLADRPLESWLEELGSPGASYVVEAVGAGPSVDAALKATASGGRCVLLGSTQVTLEFDPYFDVHKKGLDVVGAHEDTVDAETRRRDRPFILDLLGRERVRVDPLLTHRLPFADAPRAYEGLRDDKEHWLGVLLEHG